CACTAGCTTCTAACTCATCTACACTAGCTGCAGGTATGCCTTCATATACATCTATATCTCCATTGAGCAATGCTTCAACTGCAGTTGTATCATCAGGAATTATTGAATATATTATTTTATCCAATTTTGGTGCACCTTCATGGTAGTCTGGATTGGCAACCAATGTGATGCTTTCTCCTTGATTGAATTCTTTAAATTTAAATGGTCCAGAACCTATAGGCTCTTTGGAAGCTGGATTTTCTTCCCAAGATTGACCATTGTCAAATACGTGTTTTGGAAGGATGAAAGTTCCATACCAACCTAAGTCAGCAATGAAGGAAACATCTGATTCGTTCATATTAAATACTACAGTGTAATCATCTGGTGTTTCAATGGAATTTACAATTCCTAGTCTAGAGCTCATATAATAGTTTTCATTTTCCTTTATAGTATCGAAAGTATATTTTACGTCTTCACTAGTTACCTTTTCTCCATCATGCCATTTCGCATCATCTCTTAAATGAAATGTAACAGTTTTTCCATCTTCACTTACTTCCCATTCAGTTGCTAAGTCTGGAATTATTTGTTTGCTTGCATCTAATTTAACTAATCTATTGAATATATTTTGTACTATAGGATAAGCATAGTCATCAGGTATAGAGTCTGGATTAAATGTCATTGGATCCCCAGTAGCTCTTACCACTATTACTTTTTCTCCTTCAATATTGCCCTCTGTAGCTTTGTTTTCAGACTCATTATTGCTTTCATTGCCACAACCTACTAATAATGTTACAATTAGAACAAAAATCAAACTTATTGATAACAGCTTTTTTTTCATTATTTTACCCTCCTGATATATTATCGTAGTGCTTATTAAATTAAATATTTTTTATAGCTTTACTATACTTCTTTTATCCTAATCTACTACAAGCCACCAAATGACCATTACCAACATCACAAGTATCAGGATATTTCCTTAGACATTCCTCTACTCTTTTTGGGCATCTTGGTGCAAAATAACATCCAGGTCCTGGATTAATAGGTGTAGATGGTTCTCCTTCAATATTTATCTTCTCTACTAGCTCATCAGGATCTATGGAAGCACAATTGGAAATTAATGCTTGAGTATAGGGATGTTGTGGATTTTTTATTATTTCATCACTATCTCCATATTCTACAATCCTTCCTAAATACATAACAGCTACTCGATTGGATATATATCTTGTCAGCGCTATATCGTGGCTAATAAATATGATGGATGCGTCTTTTTCTCTGCTTAGCTGCAAAAGCATATTTATTATATCTGCTCTTACAGATACATCTAGCATGGATACAGGTTCATCTGCTATTATAAATTTAGGATTAACTGACATAGCTCGTAGTATAGAAATACGTTGCAATTGACCACCTGATAGCTCGTGAGGATATCTTTGCATAATATCCTCTGCAGGGTGAAGTCCACCAAATTCCAATGCCTCTAGACAAATTTTCCTCCTTTCTTCAGCAGAATTGCCTATAGAGTGAATGTTTAAAGGTCTAGTTAAAATCTTCTCTATGGTATCCCTTGGTGTAAAGGAATCATAGGGGTTTTGGAATATGATTTGTACCAATCGCCTGAAGCTTTTAGCATCTTGTTTGATTAGTTTACTGCTGGATATATTGTCTATATATACATCTCCTGCTGTAGGTTCTTCTAATCTAACTAGTATTCTGCCTAGTGTGGATTTTCCACATCCAGATTCACCGATTACTCCTAATATTTCACCTTTTTCTATTTCTAGTGAAACTCCATCTACTGCTTTAACGTATTGTTTTTCTTCTTTTTTTAAACCAAATCCAGTTTTTACAGGATACCATTTGGATACATTATCTACTTTTATATAAGAGTTGTTTTTCATTATTTATTTTCACCTCCATATAGGTGACAGCATATAGTTCTTCCATCTTCCATTTTGATTTTTTCAGGTTTTTTATTATAGCAAATATCTATAGCGTTAGAACATCTTGGAGCAAATATACATCCTTTTACCCGTTTAGATAAGTCTGGCAAAAATCCAGATATTGATTTTATCTTCTCTCTATCTCCTTTGAGGGATGGAAAAGATGATACTAATCCTTTTGTATAGGGGTGCAGTGGATTTTTTAATACATTCTTTACATATCCTAGCTCCATTAGCTCCCCTGCGTACACGATTGCTACTTTGTTGCAAGATGTAGCTACTACAGACATATCGTGGGTGATCATAATTCTAGTCATATCAAGTTCTTCTTCCATTCTAGATATTTCATCTAGTATTTGTCCTTGAGTGACTACATCTAATGCAGTGGTTGCTTCATCCATTATTAAAAGCTTTGGATCATGAATTAAGCTTATTGCAATGGATACTCTTTGAAGCATACCTCCAGATAATTCATGGGGGTATAGATTATATACTCTATTAGATAGATTTACTAAATCTAATAGGTAAAAAAATCTATCCTTTATTTCTTCTTTAGTAGCATTAGGCTTATGAATACGGTATATATCTTCAATATGAGTTCCTATCTTATGAACGGGAGATAGGGAATTCATGGATTTTTGAAATATTACAGATAATTCTTTCCATCTGATTTTTTTCATCTCTTCTTCCGATAATTTGGTTAAATCCACTCCAGAAAAATTAGCAGTTCCTGAAATTTGGGCTCCATCTTCAGGAAGTAACCTTAATACTCCCATGGCTAAGGTGGATTTACCAGAACCAGATTCTCCTACAATACCTAGGGAGTCCCCTTTATATATTTCAAAGTCAACATTTTTCACTGCATATACCTTTTTGTATTTGTTTATATATGTTACACTGAAATCTTTTAAA
This portion of the Keratinibaculum paraultunense genome encodes:
- a CDS encoding ABC transporter substrate-binding protein — its product is MKKKLLSISLIFVLIVTLLVGCGNESNNESENKATEGNIEGEKVIVVRATGDPMTFNPDSIPDDYAYPIVQNIFNRLVKLDASKQIIPDLATEWEVSEDGKTVTFHLRDDAKWHDGEKVTSEDVKYTFDTIKENENYYMSSRLGIVNSIETPDDYTVVFNMNESDVSFIADLGWYGTFILPKHVFDNGQSWEENPASKEPIGSGPFKFKEFNQGESITLVANPDYHEGAPKLDKIIYSIIPDDTTAVEALLNGDIDVYEGIPAASVDELEASDYIRLVLNEYPSPMRIIFNLNEEILQDINVRRAIATAIDREEISQKVFNGIQKPEYNMYPSIMEWATNSEQTAPKFNIEEAIKILEDAGYKKDKDGYYVRGLTIDVFEDGGYPDAAKLMEATLAKAGIELIVQVHEFNAWNEKVTIQRDFMIELQGGFMGPDPAALYKRLGTGEYSNVGNYSNKKFDELCTKGVATGVQEERAKYYKEAQAILAEDLPYIPIVTYAAYDANNDKFINLPIDGEGKWGWSEYTFTDIK
- a CDS encoding ABC transporter ATP-binding protein, which translates into the protein MKNNSYIKVDNVSKWYPVKTGFGLKKEEKQYVKAVDGVSLEIEKGEILGVIGESGCGKSTLGRILVRLEEPTAGDVYIDNISSSKLIKQDAKSFRRLVQIIFQNPYDSFTPRDTIEKILTRPLNIHSIGNSAEERRKICLEALEFGGLHPAEDIMQRYPHELSGGQLQRISILRAMSVNPKFIIADEPVSMLDVSVRADIINMLLQLSREKDASIIFISHDIALTRYISNRVAVMYLGRIVEYGDSDEIIKNPQHPYTQALISNCASIDPDELVEKINIEGEPSTPINPGPGCYFAPRCPKRVEECLRKYPDTCDVGNGHLVACSRLG
- a CDS encoding ABC transporter ATP-binding protein, producing the protein MEPILDLKDFSVTYINKYKKVYAVKNVDFEIYKGDSLGIVGESGSGKSTLAMGVLRLLPEDGAQISGTANFSGVDLTKLSEEEMKKIRWKELSVIFQKSMNSLSPVHKIGTHIEDIYRIHKPNATKEEIKDRFFYLLDLVNLSNRVYNLYPHELSGGMLQRVSIAISLIHDPKLLIMDEATTALDVVTQGQILDEISRMEEELDMTRIMITHDMSVVATSCNKVAIVYAGELMELGYVKNVLKNPLHPYTKGLVSSFPSLKGDREKIKSISGFLPDLSKRVKGCIFAPRCSNAIDICYNKKPEKIKMEDGRTICCHLYGGENK